A window of Streptomyces sp. DG1A-41 contains these coding sequences:
- a CDS encoding sugar ABC transporter permease, producing the protein MSTKTLPERGDTHEQGTAGSERSADRRHSGLRSTARGRQARAAWVLAAPFLALFLAFMLLPVVWSLLMGLTDTKSADLRTPLNVSFVGFDNYVRLFEDPQFFTALRNTAVFVLVALPLTLAAGLAAAVALDRGIRRFRAVFRVGFYLPVITSIVAVAVVWKTLLEPRAGLANLVLGWFGIDGPAWLADTRFALPVMIVMAVWRNLGTVMIIMLAGLQSVPQSLMEAAELDGAGPWQRFWRVTFPLLRPALLLTAVTTGIGYLQFFDEPFVMTDGGPLDSTLSATLYAYKQFGNGNYEMASAAGYVIFVLIVALTVLQFRVLRDKD; encoded by the coding sequence ATGTCCACGAAAACGCTTCCCGAGCGGGGCGACACCCACGAGCAGGGCACCGCAGGGTCGGAACGGAGTGCCGATCGCCGGCATTCCGGGCTCCGTAGCACGGCGCGCGGCAGGCAGGCCCGGGCCGCCTGGGTCCTCGCCGCCCCGTTCCTCGCGCTGTTCTTGGCCTTCATGCTGCTGCCGGTGGTGTGGTCGCTGCTGATGGGCCTGACCGACACCAAGAGCGCGGACCTGCGCACACCGCTGAACGTGTCGTTCGTCGGCTTCGACAACTACGTACGCCTCTTTGAGGACCCGCAGTTTTTCACGGCCCTGCGCAACACGGCCGTGTTCGTCCTGGTGGCCCTGCCCCTGACCCTGGCCGCCGGGCTCGCAGCGGCGGTTGCCCTCGACCGGGGCATCCGCCGCTTCCGGGCCGTCTTCCGGGTCGGCTTCTACCTGCCGGTGATCACCAGCATCGTGGCCGTCGCCGTGGTGTGGAAGACGCTCCTGGAACCTCGCGCGGGACTGGCGAACCTCGTCCTGGGCTGGTTCGGGATCGACGGTCCGGCCTGGCTGGCGGACACCCGCTTCGCCCTGCCCGTCATGATCGTGATGGCGGTGTGGCGCAACCTCGGCACGGTCATGATCATCATGCTGGCGGGTCTGCAGTCCGTCCCCCAGTCCCTGATGGAAGCGGCCGAACTCGACGGCGCCGGGCCCTGGCAGCGGTTCTGGCGGGTCACCTTCCCGCTCCTGCGGCCGGCCCTGCTGCTGACCGCCGTGACCACCGGCATCGGCTATCTGCAGTTCTTCGACGAGCCGTTCGTGATGACCGATGGCGGACCGCTGGACTCCACCCTGTCGGCGACGTTGTACGCCTACAAACAGTTCGGCAACGGCAACTACGAGATGGCGTCGGCCGCCGGCTACGTCATCTTCGTCCTCATCGTCGCGCTGACCGTGCTGCAGTTCCGCGTGCTGCGAGACAAGGACTGA
- a CDS encoding glycoside hydrolase family 3 N-terminal domain-containing protein: protein MGQPDHSAAYLDPEASVEARTDDLLSRMTLPEKVGQLLMLDAQHGDLADIVSAKLAGAVLHVSPDLMPQAMELARRTRLGIPLLTADDGIHGHSFWPGATIFPTQLAMACTWDPSLLHRVARAAATEIAATGIHGTFSPVLCITRDLRWGRINETFGEDPFLIGELGAAMVRGYQGEGLSDPTAVLAYAKHFAGYSETLGGRDASEADLSPRKLRSWFLPPFEQAVRAGCRGFMLGYQSIDGVPITAHQWLINDVLKGEWGFTGTLVTDWDNVGRMVYDQRTCADYAEAAAVAVNSGNDLIMATPQFFEGAQEAVARGLIEEKQIDDAVRRVLRLKFELGLFEDPRAPDPERQAQVIGCSAHADLNLETARRSLVLLRNDGVLPLEGRLTSDGTGRAASRGKQRTIAVIGPNADSPEAMLGDWAGATGQVPWMPEGHPRESVETVLDGLRAVAPADWTITYARGADIESPASDSEWSLGPDGQPQPSVFTPAPVDQAQLREATAAAEAADYAVVVVGDTIALTGEVRSTATLDLQGGQIALLDAVAATGTPMIVVLAQSKPSTLPESALNAAALIEAFNPGMRGGRAVAELLLGLVDPSGRLPVSFARHVGQQPVFYNQVRGQHGSRYADLTQDPLFAFGEGLTYTTVTYSDLVVHDAEVSADGTVDATVRLTNSGSRRAVETVQAYVSDLTTSVTWAEQELKGFTQVDIPPGESLDVRISIPASQCTLVTADNRRVVEPGEFALRVGPSSRREQQLSVEFRIRT from the coding sequence GTGGGACAGCCGGACCACTCTGCCGCGTACCTGGATCCGGAAGCGTCCGTGGAAGCGAGAACCGACGACTTGCTGTCCCGGATGACCCTGCCGGAGAAGGTCGGGCAGCTGCTGATGCTCGACGCACAACACGGGGACCTGGCGGACATCGTGTCGGCCAAGCTGGCCGGGGCAGTCCTGCATGTGTCTCCCGACCTCATGCCGCAGGCCATGGAACTGGCCCGGCGGACACGGCTCGGCATACCGCTGCTGACGGCCGACGACGGCATCCACGGCCACTCGTTCTGGCCGGGGGCGACCATCTTCCCGACCCAGCTGGCCATGGCCTGCACCTGGGACCCCTCCCTGCTCCACCGAGTCGCCCGAGCGGCCGCGACCGAAATCGCGGCGACCGGAATCCACGGGACGTTCTCCCCGGTGCTGTGCATCACCCGGGACCTGCGCTGGGGCCGGATCAACGAGACGTTCGGCGAGGACCCGTTCCTGATCGGTGAACTCGGGGCGGCCATGGTGCGCGGCTACCAAGGTGAGGGCCTCAGCGACCCGACAGCCGTGCTGGCGTACGCCAAGCACTTCGCGGGCTACTCCGAAACCCTGGGCGGGCGCGACGCCAGCGAAGCCGATCTCAGCCCCCGCAAGCTGCGCTCGTGGTTCCTGCCCCCCTTCGAGCAGGCGGTACGGGCCGGCTGCCGCGGCTTCATGCTCGGCTACCAGTCCATCGACGGGGTGCCCATCACGGCGCATCAGTGGCTGATCAACGACGTGCTCAAGGGCGAGTGGGGCTTCACCGGGACGCTGGTGACCGACTGGGACAACGTCGGCCGGATGGTCTACGACCAGCGGACCTGCGCCGACTACGCCGAGGCGGCGGCGGTCGCCGTCAACTCCGGGAACGACCTCATCATGGCCACGCCGCAGTTCTTCGAGGGCGCCCAGGAGGCGGTCGCCCGCGGCCTGATTGAAGAGAAGCAGATCGATGACGCGGTACGGCGGGTTCTGCGGCTGAAGTTCGAGCTCGGGCTCTTCGAGGACCCCCGCGCCCCCGACCCCGAGCGGCAGGCGCAGGTGATCGGCTGCAGCGCACACGCCGACCTCAACCTGGAGACCGCCCGTCGCTCCCTGGTGTTGCTGCGCAACGACGGGGTCCTGCCCCTCGAAGGCAGGCTGACCTCGGACGGAACCGGCCGCGCCGCGAGCCGAGGCAAGCAGCGGACGATCGCGGTCATCGGCCCCAACGCCGACAGCCCGGAGGCCATGCTCGGCGACTGGGCGGGTGCCACCGGCCAGGTCCCGTGGATGCCCGAAGGGCATCCACGCGAGTCGGTGGAGACGGTGCTCGACGGCCTGCGCGCCGTCGCGCCGGCCGACTGGACCATCACGTACGCCCGCGGAGCCGACATCGAAAGCCCCGCCTCCGACTCCGAGTGGTCCCTCGGGCCCGACGGCCAACCGCAGCCATCCGTTTTCACCCCCGCCCCGGTCGACCAGGCACAGCTTCGGGAGGCCACCGCCGCCGCGGAGGCGGCCGACTACGCCGTCGTGGTCGTGGGGGACACCATCGCCCTCACCGGCGAGGTGCGCTCCACGGCCACGCTCGACCTCCAGGGAGGCCAGATCGCGCTGCTGGACGCGGTCGCCGCCACCGGCACACCGATGATCGTCGTACTCGCCCAGTCCAAGCCGAGCACCCTCCCGGAGTCGGCACTGAACGCGGCAGCCCTCATCGAGGCGTTCAACCCGGGCATGCGCGGTGGCCGCGCCGTCGCCGAACTACTTCTCGGACTCGTCGATCCCAGTGGCCGGCTCCCGGTCTCCTTCGCACGTCACGTCGGACAGCAACCGGTCTTCTACAACCAGGTGCGAGGCCAGCACGGGAGCCGCTACGCGGATCTCACCCAGGACCCCCTGTTCGCGTTCGGCGAGGGCCTCACCTACACCACGGTCACCTACTCCGACCTGGTCGTGCACGATGCGGAGGTCTCCGCCGACGGCACCGTCGACGCCACGGTGCGGCTCACCAACAGCGGCAGCCGCAGGGCCGTGGAAACGGTCCAGGCATACGTCAGCGACCTGACCACCAGCGTCACCTGGGCCGAGCAGGAGCTGAAGGGTTTCACCCAGGTTGACATACCTCCCGGCGAAAGCCTGGACGTCCGCATCAGCATCCCTGCCTCCCAGTGCACTCTCGTCACAGCCGACAACCGCCGAGTGGTCGAACCAGGCGAGTTCGCACTCCGCGTCGGCCCCAGCTCACGGCGGGAGCAACAGCTGAGCGTGGAATTCCGCATCCGGACCTGA
- a CDS encoding discoidin domain-containing protein — translation MRSYGLGRRQFLATAVGVAAAWTQYSGNAIAAPQLKQASRDDSVRVWLTDVSADKWVAGQDDVLFKAKRTANPLTIKVDDSVKYQKVQGFGAAMTDSSAWLIDKLSTAERTKLMKKLFDPSKGIGLSLLRSPMGATDFNASGNYSYNDMPAGQTDPTLSNFSVQHDVPYIIPALRQAISLNPSIKIMANPWSPPGWMKTSDSMIGGTLKSEYTSALANYFVKFIHAYGEAGVPISYISPQNEPMGTPTWPGMFLSAYQEAELIQEIGKAFEANGISTKILAWDHNWDVPSYPETIFSEPAASKYTAGTGWHIYSGNPNYQTVVHNDYPSKETFITEATGGVWQDSDQTAFSEALGTWIINGTRNWANGVMLWNIALDPDRGPLNSDTAGIPMLRGLLTIDPADGRVSYNVDYHALAHASRFVKPGARRIYSNTFGEGSIENVAFRNPDGSKVLIAHNSGSAAKTFSVADGTHSFDYTLNAGDAVTFTYSGPAQSGRTPAATKVSDPTHDFTFTSSSGPVTVTYDPALLPYQNAIRTGNKLVTYSLPIGASVQTTGRALSRGKWTATASAQPDWGVAANAIDGDINTRWSLGHGTTSGDWFQIDLGSPTSFNKIVIDTGVNNSFDYVTRYQIYVSNDGADWGSAIASGSGGIGKIAVPLPTRTAQHIRIVSTAASGFWWAIGDIEVYGSARGTGSITAPAAIPNGLQLKNWTSKEGEQVTVVFNGTTDSKSFKMSTDGSYTYTLPSGTSAMFTTKRLSSFPSPTFSDLKPERGMPRSKFTIRGSGFGDAQGLGTVYFGSSYAEIDTWSDTSISAYVPKGLPAGKVTVSVKGASGADAGGSSFDVIDLGPALPRTGWTARASEASQWDAPGNMLDGNSDTRYSSGTGQYDGLWIQVDMGQTQTFSKIVLDVGGSVSDYARSADVYVSTDGTDWTEVTSVADGQRVHLISFPTQTARYIKIVNTGNVARSWWSVAEFNVYN, via the coding sequence ATGAGGTCATACGGTCTCGGACGACGCCAGTTCCTGGCCACCGCCGTTGGTGTCGCTGCCGCCTGGACCCAGTATTCCGGGAACGCCATCGCCGCCCCGCAGCTGAAGCAAGCCTCACGTGACGATTCCGTCCGTGTGTGGCTGACGGACGTATCGGCCGACAAGTGGGTCGCCGGCCAGGACGATGTGCTGTTCAAGGCGAAGAGAACGGCCAACCCGCTGACGATCAAGGTCGACGACAGCGTCAAGTACCAGAAGGTCCAAGGCTTCGGCGCGGCCATGACCGACTCCTCCGCCTGGCTCATCGACAAGCTGTCCACCGCCGAGCGGACCAAGCTGATGAAGAAGCTGTTCGATCCCTCGAAGGGAATCGGCCTCAGCCTGCTCCGCTCTCCGATGGGCGCCACGGATTTCAACGCGTCCGGGAACTACTCCTACAACGACATGCCCGCGGGACAAACGGACCCCACGCTGTCCAACTTCTCTGTCCAGCATGACGTGCCGTACATCATTCCGGCCTTGCGGCAGGCCATCTCACTCAACCCGTCCATCAAGATCATGGCCAACCCGTGGAGCCCACCAGGCTGGATGAAGACCTCCGACTCCATGATCGGAGGCACCCTCAAGAGCGAGTACACCTCCGCGCTGGCCAACTACTTCGTCAAGTTCATCCACGCCTATGGCGAAGCCGGCGTGCCCATCTCCTACATCTCCCCGCAGAACGAACCCATGGGTACTCCCACCTGGCCCGGAATGTTCCTGTCCGCCTACCAGGAAGCCGAGTTGATCCAGGAGATCGGCAAGGCGTTCGAAGCCAACGGAATCTCCACGAAGATCCTGGCCTGGGACCACAACTGGGACGTGCCCTCGTATCCCGAGACGATCTTCAGCGAACCCGCAGCCTCCAAGTACACCGCGGGAACCGGATGGCACATCTACAGCGGCAACCCGAACTACCAGACAGTGGTCCACAACGACTACCCGAGCAAGGAAACCTTCATCACGGAAGCCACCGGAGGCGTTTGGCAGGACAGCGACCAGACGGCGTTCAGCGAAGCACTGGGAACGTGGATCATCAACGGAACGCGCAACTGGGCAAACGGGGTGATGCTGTGGAACATCGCACTCGACCCCGATCGGGGCCCGCTCAACAGCGACACGGCCGGCATACCCATGCTTCGGGGGTTGCTCACGATCGACCCGGCCGACGGGCGGGTGTCCTACAACGTGGACTACCACGCCCTCGCTCACGCCAGCAGGTTCGTCAAGCCCGGAGCACGCCGGATCTACTCGAACACCTTCGGCGAAGGAAGCATAGAGAACGTCGCGTTCCGGAACCCGGACGGATCGAAGGTGCTGATCGCCCACAACTCGGGCAGCGCCGCGAAGACCTTCAGCGTCGCGGACGGGACACACTCGTTCGACTACACCCTGAACGCCGGCGACGCCGTCACCTTCACGTACTCCGGGCCTGCGCAGAGCGGCCGTACCCCCGCAGCGACCAAGGTCTCGGACCCGACACACGACTTCACGTTCACGTCGTCGTCCGGCCCGGTCACCGTCACGTACGATCCGGCACTGCTGCCCTACCAGAACGCCATCCGTACCGGAAACAAGCTGGTCACGTACTCCCTTCCGATCGGAGCTTCCGTCCAGACGACCGGAAGGGCGCTGAGCCGTGGCAAGTGGACCGCCACGGCTTCCGCGCAGCCGGACTGGGGGGTGGCCGCGAACGCGATCGACGGCGACATCAACACCAGGTGGAGTCTCGGGCACGGGACGACGAGCGGCGACTGGTTCCAGATCGACCTGGGGAGCCCCACGAGCTTCAACAAGATCGTCATCGACACCGGCGTGAACAATTCGTTCGACTACGTCACCAGGTACCAGATATACGTTTCGAACGACGGAGCCGATTGGGGCAGCGCGATTGCGAGCGGCAGCGGTGGCATCGGCAAGATAGCCGTCCCGTTGCCGACCCGAACGGCACAGCACATTCGCATCGTCAGTACCGCGGCATCCGGTTTCTGGTGGGCCATCGGCGACATCGAGGTGTACGGGTCTGCGCGTGGAACCGGCTCGATCACAGCTCCGGCAGCGATACCGAACGGCCTCCAGTTGAAGAACTGGACCAGCAAGGAAGGGGAGCAGGTCACCGTAGTATTCAACGGGACCACCGACAGCAAGAGTTTCAAGATGTCCACCGACGGCTCGTACACCTATACGCTGCCAAGCGGCACCTCGGCGATGTTCACCACCAAGAGGCTCTCGAGCTTCCCATCGCCGACCTTCAGCGATTTGAAGCCGGAACGAGGAATGCCGCGCTCCAAGTTCACGATTCGCGGGTCTGGTTTCGGTGATGCACAGGGGCTGGGTACGGTGTATTTCGGATCGAGCTATGCCGAAATAGACACCTGGTCGGACACGAGCATCAGCGCCTACGTTCCGAAGGGGCTTCCGGCGGGGAAGGTCACGGTTTCCGTGAAGGGGGCCAGCGGAGCAGACGCAGGTGGATCATCGTTCGACGTCATAGACCTTGGTCCTGCGCTGCCTCGGACGGGCTGGACCGCAAGGGCTTCGGAGGCAAGCCAGTGGGATGCGCCCGGAAACATGCTCGACGGCAATTCCGACACCCGGTACAGCTCCGGAACAGGGCAGTACGACGGCCTCTGGATCCAAGTGGACATGGGGCAAACGCAGACCTTCAGCAAGATTGTGCTGGATGTCGGCGGCAGTGTCAGCGACTATGCGCGGAGCGCAGACGTATACGTATCCACGGATGGAACCGACTGGACCGAGGTCACGTCCGTAGCGGACGGCCAACGAGTCCACCTGATTTCCTTCCCGACGCAGACAGCTCGCTACATCAAGATCGTCAATACCGGCAATGTTGCGCGTAGCTGGTGGTCAGTCGCAGAATTCAACGTCTACAACTGA
- a CDS encoding FMN-binding protein produces MRRAALLTTSTVAGLVLLLSLKPHHTALPLLAGSGGGAVSSPTPGSSSGQPSHSSRPSGSKSSGTGGGATGTYTGAVEQTPYGPVQVAVTLSHGKLTNVKALRTPSAASRSQAIADYAVPTLTREALGAQSAQIQAVSSASYTSEGYMQSLQSALDKAGA; encoded by the coding sequence ATGCGCCGAGCCGCCCTCCTGACGACATCAACCGTTGCGGGCCTGGTCCTGCTGCTGTCCCTCAAACCACACCACACAGCCCTGCCGCTACTGGCCGGCTCCGGCGGTGGCGCGGTCTCCTCGCCCACGCCGGGCTCCAGCTCCGGCCAGCCGAGCCACTCCAGCCGCCCCAGCGGGTCGAAGAGCTCCGGCACCGGGGGCGGAGCCACCGGCACGTACACCGGTGCCGTCGAGCAGACCCCCTACGGCCCGGTCCAAGTCGCCGTCACCCTCTCCCACGGCAAACTGACCAACGTCAAAGCACTGCGGACTCCGAGCGCCGCGTCGCGCAGCCAGGCGATCGCCGACTACGCCGTGCCTACCCTGACCCGGGAAGCGCTGGGTGCGCAGAGCGCGCAGATCCAGGCTGTCTCCAGCGCCTCCTACACCAGCGAGGGCTATATGCAGTCACTCCAGAGCGCCCTGGACAAGGCCGGTGCCTGA
- a CDS encoding extracellular solute-binding protein, producing MRITTRHAVRTVQTLCVTLTAALVATGCGRSEDSGPGKDAPAEIAAGKAKGTVVMWSLGDPDEDLKELAKKFEQENPDADVKITAVPWDGAHDKLTTAIAGGNTPDMSMVGSTWMAEMAALNGFQATPTSIKSSDFYPGQWDTTKYKNTSYGVPFIADTQAVYYRTDLTAKAGIKGALAGDWDGYLKDLKAIQATAGKENPKLRHASGLVMGFNSWIFWLPMVWQQGSDIYDAKTGKFTFDTPEVAKALENYASVPKQGLAPTDRADNVQSFQDGLTAVYQEGAWAGGTFHKDSPQLDGKWKTMPTPYTKQPAGFAGGTDLAVFKEAKNPDAAWKFAQFLTEPANLATYSKATGSLPPSPQAWTEGKLTEDENLKAFAEQLEVSKAPPAITTWQQIADTIDSELEKLTLGKATVAEVQKTLQSKATSIGTGR from the coding sequence ATGCGTATCACTACCCGTCACGCTGTCAGAACCGTCCAGACCCTGTGCGTCACCCTCACGGCAGCCCTCGTGGCCACCGGCTGCGGCCGGAGCGAGGATTCCGGCCCCGGCAAAGACGCACCCGCCGAGATAGCCGCGGGCAAGGCCAAGGGGACGGTGGTCATGTGGTCCCTGGGTGACCCCGACGAAGACCTGAAGGAGCTGGCCAAGAAGTTCGAGCAGGAGAACCCGGACGCCGACGTCAAGATCACCGCGGTCCCGTGGGACGGCGCCCACGACAAGCTGACCACCGCGATAGCCGGCGGCAACACACCGGACATGTCCATGGTGGGCAGCACTTGGATGGCCGAGATGGCCGCCTTGAACGGCTTTCAGGCCACCCCGACGTCGATCAAGTCCTCGGACTTCTACCCCGGCCAGTGGGACACCACCAAGTACAAGAACACCTCGTACGGCGTCCCGTTCATCGCCGACACCCAAGCGGTCTACTACCGGACCGATCTCACGGCGAAGGCCGGCATCAAGGGCGCCCTGGCGGGCGACTGGGACGGATACCTGAAGGATCTCAAGGCCATCCAGGCCACCGCCGGCAAGGAGAACCCCAAGCTGCGCCACGCCAGCGGGCTGGTGATGGGCTTCAACTCCTGGATCTTCTGGCTGCCGATGGTCTGGCAGCAGGGCAGTGACATCTACGACGCCAAGACCGGAAAGTTCACCTTCGACACGCCGGAGGTCGCCAAGGCGCTGGAGAACTACGCAAGCGTTCCGAAGCAGGGCCTGGCGCCGACCGACAGGGCGGACAACGTGCAGAGCTTCCAGGACGGGCTGACCGCCGTCTACCAGGAGGGCGCGTGGGCCGGCGGCACCTTCCACAAGGACTCTCCGCAGCTGGACGGCAAGTGGAAGACCATGCCGACGCCGTACACCAAGCAGCCCGCAGGGTTCGCCGGCGGCACCGACCTGGCGGTGTTCAAGGAGGCCAAGAACCCCGACGCGGCATGGAAGTTCGCCCAGTTCCTGACCGAGCCCGCCAACCTCGCGACCTATTCCAAGGCCACCGGCAGCCTGCCTCCTTCGCCCCAGGCGTGGACCGAGGGGAAGCTGACCGAGGACGAGAACTTGAAGGCGTTCGCCGAGCAGCTCGAGGTCAGCAAGGCGCCGCCCGCCATCACGACCTGGCAGCAGATCGCCGACACCATCGACTCCGAACTGGAGAAGCTGACCCTCGGCAAAGCCACCGTCGCCGAGGTGCAGAAGACGCTGCAGTCCAAGGCCACCAGCATCGGCACCGGCCGCTGA
- a CDS encoding glycoside hydrolase family 32 protein, translating into MSTPPRDPHFPVAHLRPPRNWINDPNGLVFHDGHYHVCYQYNPHGANHANMHWGHFRSPDLLTWEPLPIALSPTPGGPDVDGCFSGNAVSDGEWLVAFYSAHREDRSFQHQPVTRAVSRDSGRTFSPSGELVIPELPEGCTMYRDPYVWQDGDGWRMLVGAALADGRAAALLYDSPDLENWAYRGPFATRHPEPIGGTDLLTGEGWECPQYLPAADGRGALLFSTWTEPTGPQSVAALIGEEHDGHFKAGSAVPVDHGPDCYAPALLRAPGGRWLLWGWSWEARDEAWAVADGWAGVLTLPREIHVHDDGTLRQQPATELLALRGRHTITATGATHGSQPVDLGTVGPAFDLTARLEPTGNAGLRLLTTPDGSEYLDIRLDVDAGELVVDRDHASLDSRARGGSHRMPCPPDRPVDLRVVVDHSIAEIFLITTGQVLTLRFYPTGQSPWRLQARTAPGTRLGFAVDAWELHPLVINEQGTGAEEPAPASP; encoded by the coding sequence GTGTCCACCCCACCCCGCGATCCACACTTCCCCGTCGCGCACCTGCGCCCGCCCCGCAACTGGATCAACGACCCCAACGGGCTGGTCTTCCACGACGGCCACTACCACGTGTGCTACCAGTACAACCCGCACGGAGCGAACCACGCCAACATGCACTGGGGCCACTTCCGCAGCCCCGACCTGCTGACCTGGGAGCCGCTGCCGATCGCCCTGTCCCCGACCCCCGGTGGCCCGGACGTCGACGGCTGCTTCTCCGGCAACGCCGTCTCCGACGGCGAATGGCTGGTCGCCTTCTACTCCGCGCACCGCGAGGACCGCTCGTTCCAGCACCAGCCGGTCACCCGCGCCGTCTCCCGAGACAGCGGCCGGACGTTCAGCCCGAGTGGTGAATTGGTCATCCCCGAGCTGCCCGAGGGCTGCACCATGTACCGCGACCCGTACGTCTGGCAGGACGGCGACGGCTGGCGGATGCTGGTCGGCGCCGCCCTCGCGGACGGCCGCGCCGCCGCCCTCCTCTACGACTCACCCGACCTGGAGAACTGGGCCTACCGGGGGCCCTTCGCCACCCGCCATCCGGAGCCCATCGGCGGCACCGACCTGCTCACCGGGGAGGGCTGGGAATGCCCGCAATACCTCCCGGCAGCCGACGGGCGCGGCGCCCTCCTCTTCAGCACCTGGACCGAACCCACCGGTCCGCAGAGCGTCGCGGCCCTGATCGGCGAAGAGCATGACGGCCACTTCAAGGCGGGCTCAGCGGTGCCCGTCGACCACGGCCCCGACTGCTACGCCCCCGCCCTGCTGCGGGCACCGGGCGGCCGGTGGCTGCTGTGGGGCTGGTCGTGGGAAGCCCGCGACGAAGCCTGGGCCGTCGCGGACGGATGGGCCGGGGTCCTCACCCTGCCCCGCGAGATCCACGTCCACGACGACGGCACACTGCGCCAGCAGCCCGCCACCGAACTGCTCGCCCTGCGCGGCCGACACACCATCACCGCCACAGGCGCGACGCACGGCTCGCAGCCGGTGGACCTCGGCACCGTGGGCCCCGCCTTCGACCTGACGGCCCGTCTGGAGCCGACCGGAAACGCCGGCCTGCGGCTGCTCACCACCCCGGACGGCTCCGAGTACCTCGACATCCGTCTCGACGTAGACGCGGGCGAACTCGTCGTCGACCGTGACCACGCCTCACTGGACAGCCGGGCCCGCGGCGGTTCCCACCGGATGCCCTGCCCGCCAGACCGGCCCGTCGACCTGCGCGTCGTCGTCGACCACTCCATCGCCGAAATCTTCCTGATCACCACCGGCCAGGTCCTCACCCTGCGCTTCTACCCCACGGGGCAGAGCCCGTGGCGACTTCAGGCCCGCACCGCCCCGGGTACGCGCCTCGGCTTCGCGGTCGACGCGTGGGAACTGCACCCGCTCGTGATCAATGAGCAGGGCACCGGCGCCGAAGAGCCGGCTCCGGCGTCGCCGTAG
- a CDS encoding FAD:protein FMN transferase: MGTVFSFDIRDTPTSAIRRALEQAVAWLHRVDEVFSTYRCDSQICRLVRGEMNLADCDPEVAEVLQLCESAERISGGWFSRAPGGRLDPTGMVKGWAIERASEILERAGARNTCVNGGGDIQLRGECAPGVPWQVGISNPLQPRDLCTIVTGRDLALATSGTAERGAHILNPHTGRPAASGLLSITLVGRHLTDIDAYATAAFAMGPSARQWIESLPGVDAFAVTSGARAWWTSGFPDKAPSQRGSAEGAPDRVPHTRSDTDSHRY, translated from the coding sequence ATGGGAACGGTCTTTTCCTTCGACATCCGTGACACGCCCACGTCCGCCATCCGCCGCGCCCTTGAGCAGGCCGTGGCATGGCTGCACCGGGTGGACGAGGTCTTCTCCACCTACCGTTGCGACAGCCAGATCTGCCGCCTGGTCCGCGGCGAGATGAACCTCGCCGACTGCGATCCCGAAGTCGCCGAGGTGCTGCAGCTCTGCGAGAGCGCCGAGCGCATCAGCGGCGGCTGGTTCAGCCGCGCGCCCGGCGGTCGCCTCGACCCCACCGGCATGGTGAAGGGCTGGGCCATCGAACGCGCATCAGAGATTCTGGAGCGGGCCGGGGCGCGCAACACCTGTGTCAACGGTGGCGGCGACATCCAACTGCGCGGCGAGTGCGCCCCCGGCGTGCCATGGCAAGTCGGCATCTCCAACCCCCTGCAACCACGCGACCTCTGCACCATCGTCACCGGCCGGGACCTCGCCCTCGCGACCTCCGGCACAGCCGAGCGCGGCGCCCACATCCTCAACCCGCACACCGGTCGCCCGGCGGCCTCCGGACTGCTCTCGATCACCCTGGTCGGCCGCCACCTCACCGACATCGACGCCTACGCAACGGCTGCCTTCGCCATGGGCCCGAGCGCACGCCAATGGATCGAATCCCTGCCCGGTGTCGATGCCTTCGCCGTCACCTCGGGCGCCCGCGCCTGGTGGACCTCCGGCTTCCCGGACAAGGCCCCGTCCCAGCGTGGCTCGGCCGAGGGGGCCCCGGACCGCGTGCCCCACACCCGGAGTGACACCGATTCTCACCGATATTGA